In Persicimonas caeni, a single window of DNA contains:
- a CDS encoding GNAT family N-acetyltransferase: MSTDSSCSIRRLTEDDLDALYRIRQIAFQDNVSWRNTEVQKVHEASLPYKWGRFDDGELVSSASWYPFEMYLHGEATTVGGLASVVSAAASRRRGHVRALLAHGLETLRDDGVAWCLEYPFDTRYYRRFGWETVSNGFFFELPVERFARFDSPPAIERVELEGESLEQIGDIYAKWAANYNFTMARDEGVRDDWTRILEGPPWLENSPRFVFAMKRAYVVIKLERDGDSEHLTVLDYAFSTPAGRLDIFGFMNHFAGQVDTVRLQLPADDPLVMEWTNFIVAHPHPLHARVVDVASALSGLKADEGLAFNVAVRDDFCAWNAGVFRVSVDGGVTHAEAVDAPAELSVDVRALAQMLSGSVTASAAMRTGLAHGGAHVAQALCRLAGRGCYMPLSDYF; encoded by the coding sequence ATGTCGACCGATTCCAGTTGCTCCATCCGAAGGCTGACCGAAGACGATCTCGACGCGCTCTACCGCATTCGCCAAATCGCGTTTCAAGACAACGTGAGTTGGAGGAACACCGAGGTGCAGAAGGTTCACGAGGCGTCGCTGCCGTACAAGTGGGGCCGCTTCGATGACGGGGAGCTCGTCAGCTCGGCGTCGTGGTATCCGTTCGAGATGTATTTGCACGGTGAGGCGACGACGGTGGGCGGGCTCGCCAGCGTGGTGTCGGCGGCGGCGAGCCGGCGGCGAGGCCACGTGCGTGCGCTGTTGGCGCATGGGCTCGAGACGCTTCGCGACGACGGCGTTGCCTGGTGTCTCGAGTACCCCTTCGACACGCGCTATTACCGGCGCTTCGGATGGGAGACGGTCTCCAACGGCTTCTTCTTCGAACTACCCGTCGAGCGCTTTGCCCGCTTCGACTCGCCGCCTGCCATCGAGCGCGTCGAACTCGAAGGGGAGTCGCTCGAGCAGATTGGCGACATCTACGCAAAATGGGCCGCGAACTACAACTTTACGATGGCACGCGACGAGGGCGTTCGCGACGACTGGACGCGCATCCTCGAAGGGCCTCCCTGGCTCGAGAATAGCCCGCGGTTCGTCTTCGCGATGAAGCGTGCGTACGTCGTGATCAAGCTCGAGCGAGATGGCGACTCGGAGCATCTGACGGTGCTCGACTACGCGTTCTCCACGCCTGCCGGACGCCTCGATATCTTCGGCTTTATGAACCACTTCGCCGGCCAAGTCGACACAGTGCGCCTACAGCTTCCGGCCGACGACCCGCTCGTGATGGAGTGGACGAATTTCATCGTGGCGCACCCCCATCCGTTGCACGCTCGCGTGGTCGACGTGGCCTCGGCGCTGAGTGGCTTGAAGGCAGACGAAGGGCTCGCGTTCAACGTCGCCGTGCGTGACGATTTCTGCGCGTGGAACGCGGGGGTATTTCGAGTGAGCGTCGACGGCGGAGTGACGCACGCCGAGGCTGTCGACGCGCCGGCGGAGCTATCAGTCGACGTGCGCGCGCTCGCTCAGATGCTCAGCGGGTCGGTGAC